Proteins encoded in a region of the Homo sapiens chromosome 9, GRCh38.p14 Primary Assembly genome:
- the ENTR1 gene encoding endosome-associated-trafficking regulator 1 isoform 2 (isoform 2 is encoded by transcript variant 2), which produces MSGYQRRPGATPLSRARSLAIPDAPAFYERRSCLPQLNCERPHGRDLDSPFFGIRPAFMCYVPSPVLASVGDTDDRFEDLEEANPFSFREFLKTKNLGLSKEDPASRIYAKEASRHSLGLDHNSPPSQTGGYGLEYQQPFFEDPTGAGDLLDEEEDEDTGWSGAYLPSAIEQTHPERVPAGTSPCSTYLSFFSTPSELAGPESLPSWALSDTDSRVSPASPAGSPSADFAVHGESLGDRHLRTLQISYDALKDENSKLRRKLNEVQSFSEAQTEMVRTLERKLEAKMIKEESDYHDLESVVQQVEQNLELMTKRAVKAENHVVKLKQEISLLQAQVSNFQRENEALRCGQGASLTVVKQNADVALQNLRVVMNSAQASIKQLVSGAETLNLVAEILKSIDRISEVKDEEEDS; this is translated from the exons ATGTCGGGCTACCAGCGCCGCCCGGGCGCCACCCCGCTGTCCCGAGCCCGGAGCCTCGCCATTCCCGACG CTCCAGCGTTCTATGAGCGCCGGTCTTGTCTCCCCCAGCTAAATTGTGAGCGCCCCCATGGCAGGGACCTGGACTCCCCCTTCTTCGGCATTCGGCCGGCCTTTATGTGCTATGTGCCCAGCCCGGTGCTGGCTTCCGTGGGAGACACAG ATGACAGATTTGAAGATCTGGAAGAGGCAAATCCATTCTCTTTTAGAGAGTTTCTGAAGACCAAGAACCTCGGCCTCTCGAAAGAGGATCCGGCCAGCAGAATTTATGCAAAG gaagccTCGAGGCATTCCCTGGGACTTGACCACAACTCCCCACCCTCCCAAACCGGCGGGTATGGCCTGGAGTATCAGCAGCCATTTTTCGAGGATCCGACAGGGGCTGGTGACCTCCTggatgaggaggaggatgaggacaCCGGATGGAGTGGGGCCTACCTGCCGTCCGCCATCGAGCAGACTCACCCCGAGAGGGTCCCTGCCGGCACGTCGCCCTGCAGCACatacctttcctttttctccaccccGTCGGAGCTGGCAGGGCCTGAGTCTCTGCCCTCGTGGGCGTTGAGTGACACTGATTCTCGCGTGTCTCCGGCCTCTCCGGCAGGGAGTCCTAGCGCAGACTTTGCGGTTCATGGAGAGTCTCTGGGAGACAGGCACCTGCGGACGCTGCAGATAAGTTACGACGCA CTGAAAGATGAAAATTCTAAGCTGAGAAGAAAGCTGAATGAGGTTCAGAGCTTCTCTGAAGCTCAAACAGAAAT GGTGAGGACGCTTGAGCGGAAGTTAGAAGCAAAAATGATCAAGGAGGAAAGCGACTACCACGACCTGGAGTCGGTGGTTCAGCAGGTGGAGCAGAACCTGGAGCTGATGACC AAACGGGCTGTAAAGGCAGAAAACCACGTCGTGAAACTAAAACAGGAAATCAGTTTGCTCCAG GCGCAGGTCTCCAACTTCCAGCGAGAGAATGAAGCCCTGCGGTGCGGCCAGGGTGCCAGCCTGACCGTGGTGAAGCAGAACGCCGACGTGGCCCTGCAGAACCTCCGGGTGGTCATGAACAGTGCACAGGCTTCCATCAA GCAACTGGTTTCCGGAGCTGAGACACTGAATCTTGTTGCCGAAATCCTTAAATCTATAGACAGAATTTCTGAAGTTAAAGACGAGGAGGAAGACTCTTGA
- the ENTR1 gene encoding endosome-associated-trafficking regulator 1 isoform 1 (isoform 1 is encoded by transcript variant 1), whose amino-acid sequence MSGYQRRPGATPLSRARSLAIPDAPAFYERRSCLPQLNCERPHGRDLDSPFFGIRPAFMCYVPSPVLASVGDTDFGYGKGKCSKQSPSGAHGTHFGDDRFEDLEEANPFSFREFLKTKNLGLSKEDPASRIYAKEASRHSLGLDHNSPPSQTGGYGLEYQQPFFEDPTGAGDLLDEEEDEDTGWSGAYLPSAIEQTHPERVPAGTSPCSTYLSFFSTPSELAGPESLPSWALSDTDSRVSPASPAGSPSADFAVHGESLGDRHLRTLQISYDALKDENSKLRRKLNEVQSFSEAQTEMVRTLERKLEAKMIKEESDYHDLESVVQQVEQNLELMTKRAVKAENHVVKLKQEISLLQAQVSNFQRENEALRCGQGASLTVVKQNADVALQNLRVVMNSAQASIKQLVSGAETLNLVAEILKSIDRISEVKDEEEDS is encoded by the exons ATGTCGGGCTACCAGCGCCGCCCGGGCGCCACCCCGCTGTCCCGAGCCCGGAGCCTCGCCATTCCCGACG CTCCAGCGTTCTATGAGCGCCGGTCTTGTCTCCCCCAGCTAAATTGTGAGCGCCCCCATGGCAGGGACCTGGACTCCCCCTTCTTCGGCATTCGGCCGGCCTTTATGTGCTATGTGCCCAGCCCGGTGCTGGCTTCCGTGGGAGACACAG ATTTTGGCTATGGAAAGGGGAAATGTTCTAAGCAGAGCCCGTCAGGAGCCCACGGGACACATTTTGGAG ATGACAGATTTGAAGATCTGGAAGAGGCAAATCCATTCTCTTTTAGAGAGTTTCTGAAGACCAAGAACCTCGGCCTCTCGAAAGAGGATCCGGCCAGCAGAATTTATGCAAAG gaagccTCGAGGCATTCCCTGGGACTTGACCACAACTCCCCACCCTCCCAAACCGGCGGGTATGGCCTGGAGTATCAGCAGCCATTTTTCGAGGATCCGACAGGGGCTGGTGACCTCCTggatgaggaggaggatgaggacaCCGGATGGAGTGGGGCCTACCTGCCGTCCGCCATCGAGCAGACTCACCCCGAGAGGGTCCCTGCCGGCACGTCGCCCTGCAGCACatacctttcctttttctccaccccGTCGGAGCTGGCAGGGCCTGAGTCTCTGCCCTCGTGGGCGTTGAGTGACACTGATTCTCGCGTGTCTCCGGCCTCTCCGGCAGGGAGTCCTAGCGCAGACTTTGCGGTTCATGGAGAGTCTCTGGGAGACAGGCACCTGCGGACGCTGCAGATAAGTTACGACGCA CTGAAAGATGAAAATTCTAAGCTGAGAAGAAAGCTGAATGAGGTTCAGAGCTTCTCTGAAGCTCAAACAGAAAT GGTGAGGACGCTTGAGCGGAAGTTAGAAGCAAAAATGATCAAGGAGGAAAGCGACTACCACGACCTGGAGTCGGTGGTTCAGCAGGTGGAGCAGAACCTGGAGCTGATGACC AAACGGGCTGTAAAGGCAGAAAACCACGTCGTGAAACTAAAACAGGAAATCAGTTTGCTCCAG GCGCAGGTCTCCAACTTCCAGCGAGAGAATGAAGCCCTGCGGTGCGGCCAGGGTGCCAGCCTGACCGTGGTGAAGCAGAACGCCGACGTGGCCCTGCAGAACCTCCGGGTGGTCATGAACAGTGCACAGGCTTCCATCAA GCAACTGGTTTCCGGAGCTGAGACACTGAATCTTGTTGCCGAAATCCTTAAATCTATAGACAGAATTTCTGAAGTTAAAGACGAGGAGGAAGACTCTTGA
- the ENTR1 gene encoding endosome-associated-trafficking regulator 1 isoform X1: MSGYQRRPGATPLSRARSLAIPDAPAFYERRSCLPQLNCERPHGRDLDSPFFGIRPAFMCYVPSPVLASVGDTGERRGRRPRGRFQFPRHVWHLRCSTSSSIDPSMCRALTACQALGIQRRSPLLGAHSLVAGRPPPRQTVPVQDDDRFEDLEEANPFSFREFLKTKNLGLSKEDPASRIYAKEASRHSLGLDHNSPPSQTGGYGLEYQQPFFEDPTGAGDLLDEEEDEDTGWSGAYLPSAIEQTHPERVPAGTSPCSTYLSFFSTPSELAGPESLPSWALSDTDSRVSPASPAGSPSADFAVHGESLGDRHLRTLQISYDALKDENSKLRRKLNEVQSFSEAQTEMVRTLERKLEAKMIKEESDYHDLESVVQQVEQNLELMTKRAVKAENHVVKLKQEISLLQAQVSNFQRENEALRCGQGASLTVVKQNADVALQNLRVVMNSAQASIKQLVSGAETLNLVAEILKSIDRISEVKDEEEDS; the protein is encoded by the exons ATGTCGGGCTACCAGCGCCGCCCGGGCGCCACCCCGCTGTCCCGAGCCCGGAGCCTCGCCATTCCCGACG CTCCAGCGTTCTATGAGCGCCGGTCTTGTCTCCCCCAGCTAAATTGTGAGCGCCCCCATGGCAGGGACCTGGACTCCCCCTTCTTCGGCATTCGGCCGGCCTTTATGTGCTATGTGCCCAGCCCGGTGCTGGCTTCCGTGGGAGACACAGGTGAGAGACGAGGGCGCCGGCCCCGGGGACGCTTCCAGTTCCCGCGCCACGTGTGGCACCTCCGCTGCAGCACGAGCTCGTCCATTGACCCATCAATGTGCAGAGCGCTCACTGCGTGCCAGGCACTCGGAATTCAAAGGCGGAGTCCCCTGCTAGGAGCTCACAGTCTGGTTGCGGGGAGACCTCCCCCAAGACAGACAGTTCCAGTACAGGATG ATGACAGATTTGAAGATCTGGAAGAGGCAAATCCATTCTCTTTTAGAGAGTTTCTGAAGACCAAGAACCTCGGCCTCTCGAAAGAGGATCCGGCCAGCAGAATTTATGCAAAG gaagccTCGAGGCATTCCCTGGGACTTGACCACAACTCCCCACCCTCCCAAACCGGCGGGTATGGCCTGGAGTATCAGCAGCCATTTTTCGAGGATCCGACAGGGGCTGGTGACCTCCTggatgaggaggaggatgaggacaCCGGATGGAGTGGGGCCTACCTGCCGTCCGCCATCGAGCAGACTCACCCCGAGAGGGTCCCTGCCGGCACGTCGCCCTGCAGCACatacctttcctttttctccaccccGTCGGAGCTGGCAGGGCCTGAGTCTCTGCCCTCGTGGGCGTTGAGTGACACTGATTCTCGCGTGTCTCCGGCCTCTCCGGCAGGGAGTCCTAGCGCAGACTTTGCGGTTCATGGAGAGTCTCTGGGAGACAGGCACCTGCGGACGCTGCAGATAAGTTACGACGCA CTGAAAGATGAAAATTCTAAGCTGAGAAGAAAGCTGAATGAGGTTCAGAGCTTCTCTGAAGCTCAAACAGAAAT GGTGAGGACGCTTGAGCGGAAGTTAGAAGCAAAAATGATCAAGGAGGAAAGCGACTACCACGACCTGGAGTCGGTGGTTCAGCAGGTGGAGCAGAACCTGGAGCTGATGACC AAACGGGCTGTAAAGGCAGAAAACCACGTCGTGAAACTAAAACAGGAAATCAGTTTGCTCCAG GCGCAGGTCTCCAACTTCCAGCGAGAGAATGAAGCCCTGCGGTGCGGCCAGGGTGCCAGCCTGACCGTGGTGAAGCAGAACGCCGACGTGGCCCTGCAGAACCTCCGGGTGGTCATGAACAGTGCACAGGCTTCCATCAA GCAACTGGTTTCCGGAGCTGAGACACTGAATCTTGTTGCCGAAATCCTTAAATCTATAGACAGAATTTCTGAAGTTAAAGACGAGGAGGAAGACTCTTGA
- the ENTR1 gene encoding endosome-associated-trafficking regulator 1 isoform X4 — MCRALTACQALGIQRRSPLLGAHSLVAGRPPPRQTVPVQDDFGYGKGKCSKQSPSGAHGTHFGDDRFEDLEEANPFSFREFLKTKNLGLSKEDPASRIYAKEASRHSLGLDHNSPPSQTGGYGLEYQQPFFEDPTGAGDLLDEEEDEDTGWSGAYLPSAIEQTHPERVPAGTSPCSTYLSFFSTPSELAGPESLPSWALSDTDSRVSPASPAGSPSADFAVHGESLGDRHLRTLQISYDALKDENSKLRRKLNEVQSFSEAQTEMVRTLERKLEAKMIKEESDYHDLESVVQQVEQNLELMTKRAVKAENHVVKLKQEISLLQAQVSNFQRENEALRCGQGASLTVVKQNADVALQNLRVVMNSAQASIKQLVSGAETLNLVAEILKSIDRISEVKDEEEDS, encoded by the exons ATGTGCAGAGCGCTCACTGCGTGCCAGGCACTCGGAATTCAAAGGCGGAGTCCCCTGCTAGGAGCTCACAGTCTGGTTGCGGGGAGACCTCCCCCAAGACAGACAGTTCCAGTACAGGATG ATTTTGGCTATGGAAAGGGGAAATGTTCTAAGCAGAGCCCGTCAGGAGCCCACGGGACACATTTTGGAG ATGACAGATTTGAAGATCTGGAAGAGGCAAATCCATTCTCTTTTAGAGAGTTTCTGAAGACCAAGAACCTCGGCCTCTCGAAAGAGGATCCGGCCAGCAGAATTTATGCAAAG gaagccTCGAGGCATTCCCTGGGACTTGACCACAACTCCCCACCCTCCCAAACCGGCGGGTATGGCCTGGAGTATCAGCAGCCATTTTTCGAGGATCCGACAGGGGCTGGTGACCTCCTggatgaggaggaggatgaggacaCCGGATGGAGTGGGGCCTACCTGCCGTCCGCCATCGAGCAGACTCACCCCGAGAGGGTCCCTGCCGGCACGTCGCCCTGCAGCACatacctttcctttttctccaccccGTCGGAGCTGGCAGGGCCTGAGTCTCTGCCCTCGTGGGCGTTGAGTGACACTGATTCTCGCGTGTCTCCGGCCTCTCCGGCAGGGAGTCCTAGCGCAGACTTTGCGGTTCATGGAGAGTCTCTGGGAGACAGGCACCTGCGGACGCTGCAGATAAGTTACGACGCA CTGAAAGATGAAAATTCTAAGCTGAGAAGAAAGCTGAATGAGGTTCAGAGCTTCTCTGAAGCTCAAACAGAAAT GGTGAGGACGCTTGAGCGGAAGTTAGAAGCAAAAATGATCAAGGAGGAAAGCGACTACCACGACCTGGAGTCGGTGGTTCAGCAGGTGGAGCAGAACCTGGAGCTGATGACC AAACGGGCTGTAAAGGCAGAAAACCACGTCGTGAAACTAAAACAGGAAATCAGTTTGCTCCAG GCGCAGGTCTCCAACTTCCAGCGAGAGAATGAAGCCCTGCGGTGCGGCCAGGGTGCCAGCCTGACCGTGGTGAAGCAGAACGCCGACGTGGCCCTGCAGAACCTCCGGGTGGTCATGAACAGTGCACAGGCTTCCATCAA GCAACTGGTTTCCGGAGCTGAGACACTGAATCTTGTTGCCGAAATCCTTAAATCTATAGACAGAATTTCTGAAGTTAAAGACGAGGAGGAAGACTCTTGA
- the ENTR1 gene encoding endosome-associated-trafficking regulator 1 isoform 3 (isoform 3 is encoded by transcript variant 3): protein MSGYQRRPGATPLSRARSLAIPDDDRFEDLEEANPFSFREFLKTKNLGLSKEDPASRIYAKEASRHSLGLDHNSPPSQTGGYGLEYQQPFFEDPTGAGDLLDEEEDEDTGWSGAYLPSAIEQTHPERVPAGTSPCSTYLSFFSTPSELAGPESLPSWALSDTDSRVSPASPAGSPSADFAVHGESLGDRHLRTLQISYDALKDENSKLRRKLNEVQSFSEAQTEMVRTLERKLEAKMIKEESDYHDLESVVQQVEQNLELMTKRAVKAENHVVKLKQEISLLQAQVSNFQRENEALRCGQGASLTVVKQNADVALQNLRVVMNSAQASIKQLVSGAETLNLVAEILKSIDRISEVKDEEEDS, encoded by the exons ATGTCGGGCTACCAGCGCCGCCCGGGCGCCACCCCGCTGTCCCGAGCCCGGAGCCTCGCCATTCCCGACG ATGACAGATTTGAAGATCTGGAAGAGGCAAATCCATTCTCTTTTAGAGAGTTTCTGAAGACCAAGAACCTCGGCCTCTCGAAAGAGGATCCGGCCAGCAGAATTTATGCAAAG gaagccTCGAGGCATTCCCTGGGACTTGACCACAACTCCCCACCCTCCCAAACCGGCGGGTATGGCCTGGAGTATCAGCAGCCATTTTTCGAGGATCCGACAGGGGCTGGTGACCTCCTggatgaggaggaggatgaggacaCCGGATGGAGTGGGGCCTACCTGCCGTCCGCCATCGAGCAGACTCACCCCGAGAGGGTCCCTGCCGGCACGTCGCCCTGCAGCACatacctttcctttttctccaccccGTCGGAGCTGGCAGGGCCTGAGTCTCTGCCCTCGTGGGCGTTGAGTGACACTGATTCTCGCGTGTCTCCGGCCTCTCCGGCAGGGAGTCCTAGCGCAGACTTTGCGGTTCATGGAGAGTCTCTGGGAGACAGGCACCTGCGGACGCTGCAGATAAGTTACGACGCA CTGAAAGATGAAAATTCTAAGCTGAGAAGAAAGCTGAATGAGGTTCAGAGCTTCTCTGAAGCTCAAACAGAAAT GGTGAGGACGCTTGAGCGGAAGTTAGAAGCAAAAATGATCAAGGAGGAAAGCGACTACCACGACCTGGAGTCGGTGGTTCAGCAGGTGGAGCAGAACCTGGAGCTGATGACC AAACGGGCTGTAAAGGCAGAAAACCACGTCGTGAAACTAAAACAGGAAATCAGTTTGCTCCAG GCGCAGGTCTCCAACTTCCAGCGAGAGAATGAAGCCCTGCGGTGCGGCCAGGGTGCCAGCCTGACCGTGGTGAAGCAGAACGCCGACGTGGCCCTGCAGAACCTCCGGGTGGTCATGAACAGTGCACAGGCTTCCATCAA GCAACTGGTTTCCGGAGCTGAGACACTGAATCTTGTTGCCGAAATCCTTAAATCTATAGACAGAATTTCTGAAGTTAAAGACGAGGAGGAAGACTCTTGA
- the ENTR1 gene encoding endosome-associated-trafficking regulator 1 isoform X5, producing MSGYQRRPGATPLSRARSLAIPDDFGYGKGKCSKQSPSGAHGTHFGDDRFEDLEEANPFSFREFLKTKNLGLSKEDPASRIYAKEASRHSLGLDHNSPPSQTGGYGLEYQQPFFEDPTGAGDLLDEEEDEDTGWSGAYLPSAIEQTHPERVPAGTSPCSTYLSFFSTPSELAGPESLPSWALSDTDSRVSPASPAGSPSADFAVHGESLGDRHLRTLQISYDALKDENSKLRRKLNEVQSFSEAQTEMVRTLERKLEAKMIKEESDYHDLESVVQQVEQNLELMTKRAVKAENHVVKLKQEISLLQAQVSNFQRENEALRCGQGASLTVVKQNADVALQNLRVVMNSAQASIKQLVSGAETLNLVAEILKSIDRISEVKDEEEDS from the exons ATGTCGGGCTACCAGCGCCGCCCGGGCGCCACCCCGCTGTCCCGAGCCCGGAGCCTCGCCATTCCCGACG ATTTTGGCTATGGAAAGGGGAAATGTTCTAAGCAGAGCCCGTCAGGAGCCCACGGGACACATTTTGGAG ATGACAGATTTGAAGATCTGGAAGAGGCAAATCCATTCTCTTTTAGAGAGTTTCTGAAGACCAAGAACCTCGGCCTCTCGAAAGAGGATCCGGCCAGCAGAATTTATGCAAAG gaagccTCGAGGCATTCCCTGGGACTTGACCACAACTCCCCACCCTCCCAAACCGGCGGGTATGGCCTGGAGTATCAGCAGCCATTTTTCGAGGATCCGACAGGGGCTGGTGACCTCCTggatgaggaggaggatgaggacaCCGGATGGAGTGGGGCCTACCTGCCGTCCGCCATCGAGCAGACTCACCCCGAGAGGGTCCCTGCCGGCACGTCGCCCTGCAGCACatacctttcctttttctccaccccGTCGGAGCTGGCAGGGCCTGAGTCTCTGCCCTCGTGGGCGTTGAGTGACACTGATTCTCGCGTGTCTCCGGCCTCTCCGGCAGGGAGTCCTAGCGCAGACTTTGCGGTTCATGGAGAGTCTCTGGGAGACAGGCACCTGCGGACGCTGCAGATAAGTTACGACGCA CTGAAAGATGAAAATTCTAAGCTGAGAAGAAAGCTGAATGAGGTTCAGAGCTTCTCTGAAGCTCAAACAGAAAT GGTGAGGACGCTTGAGCGGAAGTTAGAAGCAAAAATGATCAAGGAGGAAAGCGACTACCACGACCTGGAGTCGGTGGTTCAGCAGGTGGAGCAGAACCTGGAGCTGATGACC AAACGGGCTGTAAAGGCAGAAAACCACGTCGTGAAACTAAAACAGGAAATCAGTTTGCTCCAG GCGCAGGTCTCCAACTTCCAGCGAGAGAATGAAGCCCTGCGGTGCGGCCAGGGTGCCAGCCTGACCGTGGTGAAGCAGAACGCCGACGTGGCCCTGCAGAACCTCCGGGTGGTCATGAACAGTGCACAGGCTTCCATCAA GCAACTGGTTTCCGGAGCTGAGACACTGAATCTTGTTGCCGAAATCCTTAAATCTATAGACAGAATTTCTGAAGTTAAAGACGAGGAGGAAGACTCTTGA
- the ENTR1 gene encoding endosome-associated-trafficking regulator 1 isoform X7 has protein sequence MSGYQRRPGATPLSRARSLAIPDDDRFEDLEEANPFSFREFLKTKNLGLSKEDPASRIYAKEASRHSLGLDHNSPPSQTGGYGLEYQQPFFEDPTGAGDLLDEEEDEDTGWSGAYLPSAIEQTHPERVPAGTSPCSTYLSFFSTPSELAGPESLPSWALSDTDSRVSPASPAGSPSADFAVHGESLGDRHLRTLQISYDALKDENSKLRRKLNEVQSFSEAQTEMVRTLERKLEAKMIKEESDYHDLESVVQQKRAVKAENHVVKLKQEISLLQAQVSNFQRENEALRCGQGASLTVVKQNADVALQNLRVVMNSAQASIKQLVSGAETLNLVAEILKSIDRISEVKDEEEDS, from the exons ATGTCGGGCTACCAGCGCCGCCCGGGCGCCACCCCGCTGTCCCGAGCCCGGAGCCTCGCCATTCCCGACG ATGACAGATTTGAAGATCTGGAAGAGGCAAATCCATTCTCTTTTAGAGAGTTTCTGAAGACCAAGAACCTCGGCCTCTCGAAAGAGGATCCGGCCAGCAGAATTTATGCAAAG gaagccTCGAGGCATTCCCTGGGACTTGACCACAACTCCCCACCCTCCCAAACCGGCGGGTATGGCCTGGAGTATCAGCAGCCATTTTTCGAGGATCCGACAGGGGCTGGTGACCTCCTggatgaggaggaggatgaggacaCCGGATGGAGTGGGGCCTACCTGCCGTCCGCCATCGAGCAGACTCACCCCGAGAGGGTCCCTGCCGGCACGTCGCCCTGCAGCACatacctttcctttttctccaccccGTCGGAGCTGGCAGGGCCTGAGTCTCTGCCCTCGTGGGCGTTGAGTGACACTGATTCTCGCGTGTCTCCGGCCTCTCCGGCAGGGAGTCCTAGCGCAGACTTTGCGGTTCATGGAGAGTCTCTGGGAGACAGGCACCTGCGGACGCTGCAGATAAGTTACGACGCA CTGAAAGATGAAAATTCTAAGCTGAGAAGAAAGCTGAATGAGGTTCAGAGCTTCTCTGAAGCTCAAACAGAAAT GGTGAGGACGCTTGAGCGGAAGTTAGAAGCAAAAATGATCAAGGAGGAAAGCGACTACCACGACCTGGAGTCGGTGGTTCAGCAG AAACGGGCTGTAAAGGCAGAAAACCACGTCGTGAAACTAAAACAGGAAATCAGTTTGCTCCAG GCGCAGGTCTCCAACTTCCAGCGAGAGAATGAAGCCCTGCGGTGCGGCCAGGGTGCCAGCCTGACCGTGGTGAAGCAGAACGCCGACGTGGCCCTGCAGAACCTCCGGGTGGTCATGAACAGTGCACAGGCTTCCATCAA GCAACTGGTTTCCGGAGCTGAGACACTGAATCTTGTTGCCGAAATCCTTAAATCTATAGACAGAATTTCTGAAGTTAAAGACGAGGAGGAAGACTCTTGA
- the ENTR1 gene encoding endosome-associated-trafficking regulator 1 isoform X6 — MSGYQRRPGATPLSRARSLAIPDDFGYGKGKCSKQSPSGAHGTHFGDDRFEDLEEANPFSFREFLKTKNLGLSKEDPASRIYAKEASRHSLGLDHNSPPSQTGGYGLEYQQPFFEDPTGAGDLLDEEEDEDTGWSGAYLPSAIEQTHPERVPAGTSPCSTYLSFFSTPSELAGPESLPSWALSDTDSRVSPASPAGSPSADFAVHGESLGDRHLRTLQISYDALKDENSKLRRKLNEVQSFSEAQTEMVRTLERKLEAKMIKEESDYHDLESVVQQKRAVKAENHVVKLKQEISLLQAQVSNFQRENEALRCGQGASLTVVKQNADVALQNLRVVMNSAQASIKQLVSGAETLNLVAEILKSIDRISEVKDEEEDS; from the exons ATGTCGGGCTACCAGCGCCGCCCGGGCGCCACCCCGCTGTCCCGAGCCCGGAGCCTCGCCATTCCCGACG ATTTTGGCTATGGAAAGGGGAAATGTTCTAAGCAGAGCCCGTCAGGAGCCCACGGGACACATTTTGGAG ATGACAGATTTGAAGATCTGGAAGAGGCAAATCCATTCTCTTTTAGAGAGTTTCTGAAGACCAAGAACCTCGGCCTCTCGAAAGAGGATCCGGCCAGCAGAATTTATGCAAAG gaagccTCGAGGCATTCCCTGGGACTTGACCACAACTCCCCACCCTCCCAAACCGGCGGGTATGGCCTGGAGTATCAGCAGCCATTTTTCGAGGATCCGACAGGGGCTGGTGACCTCCTggatgaggaggaggatgaggacaCCGGATGGAGTGGGGCCTACCTGCCGTCCGCCATCGAGCAGACTCACCCCGAGAGGGTCCCTGCCGGCACGTCGCCCTGCAGCACatacctttcctttttctccaccccGTCGGAGCTGGCAGGGCCTGAGTCTCTGCCCTCGTGGGCGTTGAGTGACACTGATTCTCGCGTGTCTCCGGCCTCTCCGGCAGGGAGTCCTAGCGCAGACTTTGCGGTTCATGGAGAGTCTCTGGGAGACAGGCACCTGCGGACGCTGCAGATAAGTTACGACGCA CTGAAAGATGAAAATTCTAAGCTGAGAAGAAAGCTGAATGAGGTTCAGAGCTTCTCTGAAGCTCAAACAGAAAT GGTGAGGACGCTTGAGCGGAAGTTAGAAGCAAAAATGATCAAGGAGGAAAGCGACTACCACGACCTGGAGTCGGTGGTTCAGCAG AAACGGGCTGTAAAGGCAGAAAACCACGTCGTGAAACTAAAACAGGAAATCAGTTTGCTCCAG GCGCAGGTCTCCAACTTCCAGCGAGAGAATGAAGCCCTGCGGTGCGGCCAGGGTGCCAGCCTGACCGTGGTGAAGCAGAACGCCGACGTGGCCCTGCAGAACCTCCGGGTGGTCATGAACAGTGCACAGGCTTCCATCAA GCAACTGGTTTCCGGAGCTGAGACACTGAATCTTGTTGCCGAAATCCTTAAATCTATAGACAGAATTTCTGAAGTTAAAGACGAGGAGGAAGACTCTTGA